One Coffea arabica cultivar ET-39 chromosome 5e, Coffea Arabica ET-39 HiFi, whole genome shotgun sequence DNA segment encodes these proteins:
- the LOC113687937 gene encoding uncharacterized protein: MRFSRSESVVERSEDNVLRSSRSKKKHKRLDAICENVYTRNHSGVEKRELLNAGNVDGDGTERRRSTRVRRAPEVLDASPLPPKKRRRLDKKGRVSSVHKGKRVVRIGVKNENTCSTSKELEEEEENLGSWRSRLRTRGKSVSFGEYGGREKGHFSPKGRRKLFQDFDGVKEEGALEIKEIDIKEGFLGADSSAAEGKVKVLSLLESEQQQVGLGGGMVDEKMLDEEELAQLSDNGNDLLLKTEKGCGNDDGTKDGLGSSKSVEKEQIEVQTGSQLEKHDSNDNVQLQVDKVACVMEEHPNNALEVDGATTDQAKVEEANWKPLEEEYGATADQAKVEEADWKPLEEEYGTMVDQTKLEEANWKPLEEESSEKFGMKNHVSNGLLNSKLKPIRIKEGRHCGLCGGGTDGKPPKKLVQVGNGTDDEASSGGSASEEPNYDIWDGFGDELGWLGRLLGPVNDRYGIAGIWVHQQCAVWSPEVYFAGLGCLKNVRAALYRGRVLKCTRCGRPGATIGCRVDRCPKTYHLPCARASGCIFDHRKFLIACTDHRHIFQPQGSQYLLRLKKMKLKKMKLEIRKMSNDALRKDIESEEKWLEQCGEDEEFLKREGKRLHRDLLRIAPTYIGGSSGDSEIQFQGWESVAGLRDVIRCMKEVVILPLLYPEFFGSLGLTPPRGVLLHGYPGTGKTLVVRALIGSCSRGDKRIAYFARKGADCLGKYVGDAERQLRLLFQVAEKSQPSIIFFDEIDGLAPCRTRQQDQTHSSVVSTLLALMDGLKSRGSVVVIGATNRPDAIDPALRRPGRFDREIYFPLPSTEDRGAILALHTQKWPKQISGSLLKWVARRTVGFAGADLQALCTQAAIIALRRNYPLHELLSGAGDNACLDKLPRLPSFTVEERDWLDALSSAPPPCSRREAGIAANDLVTSPLPAHLIPCLLQPLSKLLVSLYLDEYVWLPPPLYKAATVIKHVVLSALDEKKVVGDNWWSHLHDFLQDADIVGKIQDSLSSAAVLTDAMDCSDPLEDVADDRYLKFKPSRAQCVYAHPSLLHTMSYQPGTKSGFRILISGEARCGQRHLASCVLHCFSGNIEIRKLDLATLSQEGHGDVVNGLTLILMRCASLDSCMLFLPRIDLWAVETCIQSCEGQTASPSSSQSATVEFAGNSESQGAVKNVSCLWNSFVEQVESICVRTPLMILATSEVPFVELPSRVKQFFRSEMLDCALSNPWKDTMPRFLVEVDQHLNYDSIIDTSATKLLMDLVQYFIHLSRHSIHANSSSQKKYHSVGELSLNAIHQCSGPKSNFESSSKHPIAPVPSVAACNTVKGKSNLLAAISTFGYQILRYPHFAELCWVTSKMKQGPCTHINGPWKGWPFNSCIFRPLNSTEGVAVASSSNAAKNTDKSGVVRGLIAVGLSAYRGEYASLREFSLEIRKVLELLVALVETKIQAGKDKYKFFRLLSQVAYFEDMVISWAYTLRSLEVDAQSLNGSPSLIGAGSFSNQVTCNDSLPEGSGCKQTIPSEILHEPVGPGEISQEVKANHVGAHTMADDNLSLQNGDDASVHKEDSSQGFLDHSSSVERMQSHLQNGICNEHCMLIDAKNPTEIVEDEECNKHSNGFVERDSSDGFVERDSSVLLKDGLGVFGDKHGMEVSDAGKTGNQERWPLAPNGLPFDNAKENSLGCSSRISTGSSDAVLVCIYRCCTQCLVNLYQLLLKLLNYEWRLEGSTATVEDFHDSIASLSVSLQSAVRKLFATDSSNDVGDEKLEDSKYSRSTEMCACQLKSPGKRLVVPMECGCHPASESLTTKARFFPNSRHGFDFKYVFKDGVLVTTMDTDYNVPFHCKFEKLCLCSLLECIVTTKDPSG, from the exons ATGCGATTTTCGAGGTCGGAATCTGTGGTGGAAAGGAGTGAAGATAATGTTTTGAGAAGTTCTAGGAGTAAGAAAAAGCATAAGAGATTAGATGCAATATGCGAAAATGTTTATACTAGGAACCATAGCGGGGTGGAGAAGAGGGAACTGTTAAATGCGGGTAATGTGGATGGGGATGGAACGGAGCGTCGCCGGAGCACTCGGGTTCGAAGGGCTCCTGAGGTGCTCGATGCTTCGCCTTTGCCACCAAAGAAGAGACGGAGACTTGATAAGAAGGGAAGGGTGAGTAGTGTGCATAAAGGGAAAAGAGTTGTCCGAATCGGGGTGAAGAATGAGAATACGTGTTCTACTTCAAAGGAGttggaggaagaggaagaaaatttgGGTAGTTGGAGGTCACGGTTGAGAACTAGGGGTAAATCTGTGAGCTTTGGAGAGTATGGAGGAAGGGAGAAGGGGCATTTCTCGCCGAAAGGGAGGAGGAAACTTTTTCAGGATTTTGATGGTGTTAAGGAAGAAGGGGCATTGGAAATTAAGGAGATTGATATTAAGGAGGGATTTCTAGGTGCGGATTCATCTGCTGCAGAGGGGAAGGTTAAAGTTTTGAGTCTTTTAGAGAGTGAGCAGCAACAAGTTGGTTTGGGTGGTGGTATGGTGGATGAGAAAATGTTGGATGAAGAAGAGTTGGCGCAATTGAGTGATAACGGAAATGATTTACTGTTAAAGACTGAAAAAGGATGTGGTAATGATGATGGAACCAAAGATGGCCTTGGATCCTCAAAGTCGGTTGAAAAAGAGCAGATAGAAGTTCAGACTGGTTCACAGTTAGAGAAACATGATAGCAATGACAATGTTCAACTGCAGGTTGATAAGGTAGCATGTGTTATGGAAGAGCACCCAAATAATGCTCTGGAAGTTGATGGAGCAACAACAGACCAGGCAAAAGTTGAAGAAGCTAATTGGAAGCCTCTAGAAGAAGAATATGGAGCCACAGCAGACCAGGCAAAAGTTGAAGAAGCTGATTGGAAACCTCTAGAAGAAGAATATGGAACCATGGTAGACCAAACAAAACTTGAAGAAGCTAATTGGAAGCCTCTAGAAGAAGAATCCTCTGAGAAGTTTggcatgaaaaatcatgtttccAATGGTTTACTTAACAGTAAACTGAAACCAATTCGTATAAAAGAGGGAAGGCATTGTGGTTTGTGTGGAGGAGGTACTGATGGAAAACCACCAAAGAAACTTGTACAAGTTGGCAATGGAACTGACGATGAAGCAAGTAGTGGGGGTTCTGCTTCTGAAGAACCCAACTATGACATTTGGGATGGTTTTGGTGATGAACTTGGCTGGCTTGGACGACTCTTGGGTCCTGTTAATGATCGCTATGGTATAGCTGGAATTTGGGTGCATCAACAGTGTGCTGTCTGGAGTCCAGAG GTTTATTTTGCTGGCTTGGGTTGCTTGAAAAATGTTAGGGCAGCACTTTACAGGGGAAGGGTTTTGAAGTGCACCCGCTGTGGAAGGCCAGGAGCAACGATCGGGTGCCGTGTTGATCGCTGTCCAAAAACTTACCACCTG CCATGTGCACGAGCCAGTGGTTGCATCTTTGATCATCGCAAATTTCTGATTGCTTGTACAGATCATCGACATATCTTCCAACCCCAGGGAAGTCAATATTTACTCCGACTGAAGAAaatgaagttaaaaaaaatgaagttggAAATTAGAAAGATGTCAAATGATGCATTAAGGAAGGATATTGaatcagaagaaaaatggtTAGAGCAATGTGGGGAGGATGAGGAGTTTCTGAAGCGTGAGGGCAAGAGACTTCATCGGGATTTGCTGAGAATTGCACCCACATATATTGGGGGCTCAAGCGGTGACAGTGAGATTCAGTTTCAGGGTTGGGAATCTGTTGCTGGTCTTCGTGATGTCATACGATGCATGAAGGAAGTGGTCATTCTACCACTGTTATACCCCGAGTTTTTTGGTAGCCTGGGGCTTACACCTCCCAGAGGAGTTCTGTTGCATGGATATCCTGGGACAGGCAAAACTTTGGTTGTACGGGCATTAATTGGTTCATGTTCTCGTGGTGATAAAAGAATTGCATATTTTGCTCGCAAAGGCGCGGATTGTTTGGGAAAATATGTTGGGGATGCTGAGCGTCAGCTGAGACTTCTTTTTCAGGTTGCTGAAAAGTCTCAGCCTTCAATTATTTTCTTTGATGAAATAGATGGCTTGGCCCCTTGCCGTACTAGACAGCAAGACCAGACACATAGTTCAGTTGTTTCTACTTTGCTTGCtttgatggatggtttaaaATCTCGAGGTTCAGTTGTTGTAATAGGTGCAACAAATCGTCCTGATGCTATTGATCCAGCTTTAAGGCGGCCAGGAAGGTTTGACCGTGAGATTTATTTCCCACTGCCATCGACAGAGGACAGAGGGGCAATTCTGGCACTACACACTCAGAAATGGCCAAAACAAATTAGTGGCTCATTACTTAAGTGGGTAGCAAGGAGAACTGTGGGATTTGCTGGTGCTGATCTGCAGGCTCTTTGCACTCAAGCTGCCATTATTGCTTTGAGGAGGAACTATCCTTTGCATGAACTTCTATCTGGTGCTGGAGACAATGCCTGTTTGGATAAACTCCCTCGTCTCCCATCTTTCACTGTTGAAGAGAGAGATTGGTTAGATGCTCTTTCATCAGCACCACCTCCTTGTTCCCGCAGAGAAGCTGGAATTGCTGCAAATGATTTGGTAACCTCGCCTCTTCCAGCCCATCTTATTCCTTGTCTGCTACAACCACTGTCCAAATTGCTTGTTTCCCTTTATTTGGATGAATATGTGTGGTTGCCACCACCTCTTTATAAAGCTGCAACAGTAATTAAACATGTGGTTCTTTCTGCTTTGGATGAGAAGAAAGTAGTGGGTGATAACTGGTGGTCGCATCTTCATGATTTTCTTCAAGATGCAGATATTGTTGGTAAGATTCAGGATAGCCTGTCAAGTGCTGCCGTTTTAACAGATGCTATGGACTGTTCTGATCCCCTGGAAGATGTTGCCGATGACAGATACTTAAAGTTTAAACCTTCAAGGGCACAGTGTGTATATGCTCACCCTAGCCTGCTTCACACCATGTCCTATCAACCAGGAACTAAATCAGGATTTAGGATTTTGATTTCTGGGGAAGCCAGATGTGGCCAGAGGCATCTTGCTTCTTGTGTTCTCCACTGTTTTTCTGGCAATATTGAAATACGAAAGCTTGACTTGGCTACTTTGTCCCAGGAAGGGCATGGAGATGTGGTTAATGGGCTAACACTAATACTGA TGAGATGTGCCAGTTTGGATTCATGCATGTTATTTCTGCCAAGGATTGATTTATGGGCAGTAGAGACATGTATTCAGTCTTGTGAAGGACAAACTGCTTCCCCTTCCTCTAGCCAGAGTGCAACTGTGGAGTTTGCGGGGAATTCAGAGTCCCAAGGTGCTGTCAAAAATGTCTCATGTCTATGGAACTCATTTGTTGAGCAGGTCGAATCTATCTGTGTACGTACACCATTGATGATTCTG GCTACCTCAGAAGTACCATTTGTAGAGCTTCCTTCTAGAGTGAAGCAATTTTTCAGGTCTGAGATGTTGGATTGTGCTCTGTCCAATCCCTGGAAAGATACAATGCCCCGATTCTTAGTGGAGGTGGATCAACATTTGAATTATGATTCCATAATTGATACCTCTGCAACGAAGTTATTGATGGATCTAGTTCAGTACTTCATTCATTTGAGTCGTCACAGTATTCATGCAAACTCATCCAGTCAGAAGAAATATCACAGTGTTGGTGAACTTAGTCTTAATGCTATACACCAATGTTCAGGTCCAAAGTCAAACTTTGAATCTTCAAGCAAGCATCCGATTGCTCCTGTTCCATCAGTCGCAGCTTGCAATACTGTAAAAGGGAAATCCAACTTGCTTGCAGCAATATCCACATTTGGTTATCAGATTTTGCGATACCCTCATTTTGCTGAGCTTTGTTGGGTCACGTCTAAGATGAAACAAGGTCCCTGTACTCACATAAATGGACCCTGGAAGGGCTGGCCATTTAATTCTTGCATTTTTCGTCCTCTGAACTCAACTGAAGGGGTTGCTGTTGCTTCTAGTTCCAATGCTGCTAAAAATACAGATAAGTCAGGTGTAGTGAGGGGGCTAATTGCTGTTGGTTTATCAGCATATAGAGGTGAATATGCATCCCTTAGGGAATTTTCCTTGGAGATTCGTAAAGTTCTGGAGCTTCTGGTTGCACTTGTTGAAACAAAAATTCAGGCTGGTAAAGATAAATATAAATTCTTCCGTCTACTATCACAAGTGGCATATTTTGAAGATATGGTTATTAGCTGGGCATATACATTACGGAG CTTAGAGGTGGATGCTCAGTCCTTGAATGGAAGTCCTAGTCTAATTGGTGCGGGATCTTTTAGCAATCAAGTTACCTGCAATGACAGTCTTCCTGAAGGTAGTGGTTGCAAACAAACTATTCCCAGTGAAATCTTGCATGAACCAGTGGGGCCAGGAGAAATTTCCCAGGAAGTCAAAGCAAACCATGTTGGTGCCCATACTATGGCAGATGATAATTTAAGTTTGCAGAACGGGGATGATGCATCTGTGCATAAGGAGGACTCGTCACAAGGTTTCCTAGATCATTCTTCCTCTGTTGAACGTATGCAAAGTCATCTGCAAAATGGGATTTGTAATGAGCATTGCATGCTTATAGATGCCAAGAATCCTACAGAAATTGTTGAAGATGAGGAGTGCAATAAACATTCTAATGGATTTGTGGAGAGAGATTCTTCTGATGGATTTGTGGAGAGAGATTCTTCTGTTCTTCTTAAGGATGGCCTTGGTGTTTTTGGTGATAAACATGGTATGGAGGTCTCTGATGCTGGGAAAACTGGCAACCAGGAAAGGTGGCCCTTGGCTCCAAATGGTTTGCCATTTGACAATGCGAAGGAAAATTCTTTGGGTTGCTCTTCAAGGATATCTACGGGCTCAAGTGATGCTGTTCTGGTGTGCATTTATCGTTGTTGCACCCAGTGTCTGGTCAATCTTTACCAGTTGTTGCTAAAACTTCTCAATTATGAGTGGAGACTTGAAGGAAGCACTGCAACTGTAGAAGATTTTCATGATTCCATTGCCTCTTTATCAGTTAGTCTTCAATCAGCAGTGAGGAAATTGTTCGCAACTGACAGTTCTAACGATGTCGGTGACGAAAAGCTGGAGGACAGTAAATACAGTCGAAGCACAGAAATGTGCGCTTGCCAACTAAAAAGCCCAGGAAAGAGGTTAGTTGTGCCAATGGAATGTGGTTGTCATCCAGCAAGCGAGAGTTTGACAACGAAAGCAAGATTCTTCCCAAACTCTCGGCATGGTTTTGATTTTAAGTATGTATTCAAGGACGGTGTACTGGTGACAACAATGGACACAGATTACAACGTCCCTTTTCACTgtaaatttgagaaattatgtCTTTGTTCCCTCTTAGAGTGCATAGTGACGACCAAGGATCCTTCGGGTTGA